One segment of Thermoplasmata archaeon DNA contains the following:
- the glmM gene encoding phosphoglucosamine mutase: MTRLFGTNGIRGVVGQDMTADLAVRVGRAIGSQFGAGSVVLARDPRLSGPMLARAVAAGLMSAGLEVIDLGMVPTPCAQYYIHKHGHLKGGVVITASHNPREFNGIKAIDARGMEMAREEEEAIETIYFEESYRAADWSAVGDLRSDGSAIDLYLRDILSRVDVDAIRKRKLTVVADPASGAGCVTTPYLLRMLGCRVLTLNGQPDGAFPGRLPEPTLEHLGDLMRAVPDSKAALGVAHDGDADRAIFVDETGAFLYGDRSLALLAKSELADHGGLVVTPVSTSSVLDDVVREAGGKVLRTKVGSPIVARTMLEQGAAFGGEENGGIIFPEHQFCRDGGMTLAKMLEVVAREGKPLSVLVAQLPQYSLSKAAVDVPIDRREATLERLLGLVRDRRVETIDGVKIHEEDGWVLVRPSGTEPLFRVYAEARTPERAKALAQEGSDLVRKALRS; the protein is encoded by the coding sequence ATGACGCGGCTCTTCGGGACGAACGGGATTCGGGGCGTCGTGGGCCAGGACATGACCGCCGACCTCGCGGTCCGGGTCGGGCGTGCCATCGGTTCCCAGTTCGGAGCCGGCTCCGTGGTCCTCGCCCGCGACCCGCGCCTATCGGGACCCATGCTCGCCCGAGCGGTCGCGGCGGGCCTCATGTCCGCGGGCCTCGAGGTGATCGACCTCGGGATGGTCCCGACGCCTTGCGCCCAGTACTACATCCACAAGCACGGCCACCTGAAGGGCGGCGTGGTGATCACCGCCTCCCACAACCCCCGGGAGTTCAACGGGATCAAGGCGATCGACGCCCGCGGGATGGAGATGGCTCGGGAGGAAGAGGAGGCCATCGAGACCATCTACTTCGAGGAATCCTACCGCGCCGCGGACTGGTCCGCGGTGGGCGACCTCCGGTCCGACGGGAGCGCGATCGACCTGTACCTTCGCGACATCCTCTCCCGGGTGGATGTCGACGCGATCCGGAAGCGGAAGCTGACCGTGGTCGCGGATCCCGCGAGCGGCGCCGGCTGCGTCACGACGCCGTACCTGCTGCGAATGCTCGGCTGCCGCGTGCTCACCCTGAACGGGCAACCCGACGGTGCATTCCCCGGGCGCCTCCCCGAACCCACGCTGGAGCACCTCGGCGACCTCATGCGGGCCGTGCCCGACTCCAAGGCGGCCCTGGGCGTCGCCCACGACGGCGACGCGGATCGCGCCATCTTCGTGGACGAGACGGGAGCCTTCCTCTACGGCGACCGGAGTCTCGCCCTCCTCGCGAAGTCGGAGCTCGCGGATCACGGCGGTCTCGTGGTGACTCCCGTGAGCACGTCGAGCGTCCTCGACGACGTGGTTCGCGAGGCCGGCGGCAAGGTCCTACGCACGAAGGTGGGCTCCCCGATCGTCGCGCGGACCATGCTCGAGCAGGGCGCCGCGTTCGGCGGCGAGGAGAACGGGGGCATCATCTTCCCCGAGCACCAGTTCTGCCGCGATGGCGGGATGACCCTCGCCAAGATGCTCGAGGTCGTGGCCCGGGAGGGCAAGCCGCTCTCGGTCCTGGTCGCTCAGCTCCCGCAGTACAGCCTGTCCAAGGCGGCCGTGGACGTCCCCATCGACCGACGCGAAGCCACCTTGGAGCGCCTGCTCGGGTTGGTCCGGGACCGGCGCGTCGAGACGATCGACGGCGTCAAGATCCACGAGGAGGACGGCTGGGTCCTCGTCCGCCCCTCGGGGACCGAGCCCCTGTTCCGCGTCTACGCGGAGGCGCGGACCCCGGAGCGGGCGAAGGCGCTCGCCCAGGAAGGATCGGACCTCGTGCGGAAGGCTCTCAGGTCATGA
- a CDS encoding DUF92 domain-containing protein — protein MALDLWGSALVSLGMCGVLCYLAYAKDVLTLDGSVAAFAVGMVIGIFGDVTWLFLLLFFLLSSFLATRYKFALKEAMGVQEGVKGERRASNVLANGIAPMAAAILSFVNPPWLPRTVSGVVFLSGLAVAGSDTLASEIGVLSPKAYLITSFKRVTPGTDGGVSVLGQMCAVAAALYTAVVGWFILGDVARMYGMSMTMPGLPEVLLVPAVLGFVGCQIDSVIGATLERRGIVNKKTTNLLATSAGAILAYAILAVWFPALMT, from the coding sequence ATGGCGCTGGACCTCTGGGGCTCCGCCCTCGTCAGCCTGGGGATGTGCGGGGTGCTCTGCTACCTCGCCTACGCGAAGGACGTCCTCACGCTGGACGGCTCCGTGGCGGCCTTCGCAGTGGGCATGGTCATCGGGATCTTCGGCGACGTGACCTGGCTCTTCCTCCTCCTCTTTTTCCTCCTTTCCTCCTTCCTGGCCACGCGGTACAAGTTCGCCCTTAAGGAGGCCATGGGGGTCCAGGAGGGCGTCAAGGGGGAGCGCCGGGCGTCGAACGTCCTCGCGAACGGAATCGCCCCGATGGCCGCCGCCATCCTGTCCTTCGTGAACCCGCCCTGGCTCCCTCGGACCGTGAGCGGCGTGGTGTTCCTCTCCGGGCTCGCCGTGGCGGGCTCCGACACCCTGGCCAGCGAGATCGGGGTTCTCTCCCCGAAGGCCTACCTGATCACGTCGTTCAAACGCGTGACACCGGGCACGGACGGCGGCGTCTCCGTTCTGGGCCAGATGTGCGCGGTCGCCGCCGCCTTGTACACGGCCGTGGTCGGATGGTTTATCCTCGGGGACGTGGCGAGGATGTACGGCATGAGCATGACCATGCCGGGCCTTCCCGAGGTCCTCCTCGTGCCCGCGGTCCTGGGGTTCGTGGGCTGCCAGATCGACAGCGTGATCGGGGCGACGCTCGAGCGCAGGGGAATCGTGAACAAGAAGACCACGAACCTGCTCGCCACATCCGCGGGGGCGATCCTCGCCTACGCGATCCTGGCCGTCTGGTTCCCCGCGCTCATGACCTGA
- a CDS encoding succinate dehydrogenase/fumarate reductase flavoprotein subunit, whose amino-acid sequence MDRLAYDVVVVGGGGAGLRAAIAAAEAEPKLTIGLLSKVYPMRSHTVSAEGGTAAVMRDYDSFELHALDTIKGSDYLADQDAVEYFVAHCPEEIVQLDHWGCPWSRDDDGKIQQRAFGGMSVKRTCFAADKVGFHMLHTLFQTSMKYPQIVRHDEWFATDIIVENGVAAGVVAIDIRRGELSYVNAKAVVLATGGSGRVYEFTTNGFIKTGDGMALAYRAGVPLKDMEMVQFHPTCLPGTGILITEAARGEGGYLINKDGERFMKNYLPSKMELGPRDILSRSEIQEIRAGRGFEGPHGAYVGLDLRHLGEKAIDERLPMVRELAEKYLGLDPIHEPIPVRPGQHYIMGGVATNLRGETNVPGLYAVGETACVSINGANRLGSNSLSECLVFGKSTGLAAAAYAKKRDWPRGTAAKEHLAKEETRIFGGLMTREVGKESVAAIRTEMQQIMERDVGIFRDEKGLTDACAKLATLRQRFANVGVTDKDRVFNTELQQALELDFMLDVAQAIAWSALNRRESRGAHSRTDYASRDDANYLKHSLAYRTDRAPRIDYLPVTITKWQPQERKY is encoded by the coding sequence CCGCCGCGGTCATGCGGGACTACGACAGCTTCGAGCTGCACGCACTCGACACGATCAAGGGCTCCGACTACCTGGCGGACCAGGACGCGGTCGAGTACTTCGTCGCCCACTGTCCGGAGGAAATCGTCCAGCTCGACCACTGGGGATGCCCCTGGTCCCGCGACGACGACGGCAAGATCCAGCAGCGGGCCTTCGGCGGCATGTCCGTGAAGCGGACCTGCTTCGCCGCGGACAAGGTCGGCTTCCACATGCTCCACACCCTTTTCCAGACGTCCATGAAGTATCCCCAGATCGTCCGGCACGACGAGTGGTTCGCGACGGACATCATCGTGGAGAACGGCGTCGCCGCGGGCGTGGTCGCGATCGACATCCGTCGCGGCGAGCTCAGCTACGTGAACGCGAAGGCCGTCGTCCTCGCGACCGGCGGCTCCGGGCGTGTGTACGAGTTCACGACGAACGGGTTCATCAAGACGGGCGACGGGATGGCGCTCGCGTACCGTGCCGGCGTTCCGCTCAAGGACATGGAGATGGTCCAGTTCCATCCCACCTGCCTGCCGGGCACCGGGATCCTGATCACGGAGGCGGCCCGTGGCGAGGGCGGGTACCTGATCAACAAGGACGGGGAGCGGTTCATGAAGAACTACCTCCCGAGCAAGATGGAGCTCGGCCCGCGGGACATCCTCTCCCGGTCGGAGATTCAGGAGATCCGCGCGGGCCGCGGCTTCGAGGGGCCCCACGGCGCGTACGTGGGCCTCGACCTGCGCCACCTCGGCGAGAAGGCGATCGACGAGCGGTTGCCCATGGTCCGGGAGCTCGCGGAGAAGTACCTCGGCCTCGACCCGATCCACGAGCCGATCCCGGTCCGGCCGGGGCAGCACTACATCATGGGCGGCGTCGCGACGAACCTCCGCGGCGAGACGAACGTCCCCGGGCTTTACGCGGTGGGCGAGACCGCGTGCGTCTCGATCAACGGCGCGAACCGCCTCGGGTCGAACAGCCTGAGCGAGTGCCTCGTCTTCGGTAAGTCGACCGGGCTGGCGGCCGCGGCCTACGCGAAGAAGCGGGACTGGCCGCGGGGGACCGCCGCGAAGGAGCACCTCGCGAAGGAGGAGACCCGGATCTTCGGCGGCCTGATGACGCGCGAGGTCGGCAAGGAGAGCGTCGCCGCGATCCGCACGGAGATGCAGCAGATCATGGAGCGGGACGTGGGCATCTTCCGAGACGAGAAGGGCCTCACGGACGCATGCGCGAAGCTCGCGACGTTGCGGCAGCGCTTCGCGAACGTGGGCGTCACGGACAAGGACCGCGTCTTCAACACGGAGCTCCAGCAGGCGTTGGAGCTCGACTTCATGCTCGACGTGGCCCAGGCGATCGCGTGGAGCGCGCTGAACCGGCGGGAGTCCCGCGGGGCGCACAGCCGGACGGACTACGCAAGCCGGGACGACGCGAACTACCTGAAGCACTCCCTCGCGTACCGCACGGACCGCGCGCCCCGGATCGACTACCTGCCCGTGACGATCACCAAGTGGCAGCCCCAGGAGAGGAAGTACTGA
- a CDS encoding NDP-sugar synthase, with product MRAPVQFVIIAGGLGTRLRPLTLRRPKALLPLLNRPQILHVLDRLPMGCDRVVVAVNYLYEQVRDYFEVLDSDVEVVVVNEPQPLGTGGAIKNVEDHVSGTFAVANGDVIDRIDFEGFLKFHRRHRGIGSLGVGSVEDPTAYGVVALDGERITRFVEKPQETEAPSNLANAGRYLLEPEVFDAIEAGRVVSMEREVFPKLIPRGLYAFREEGYWSDAGTLPAYLEAQRFLLEDGGSGLAKGAEVSRADLLSHVLVAPGCFVEGHLGPNAVLGKGCKVGRSVVRNAALFDGVSVDDKVEIDTSIVGEGAAIGEGALVRNSIVGDGVQVLPHARLLGARVDG from the coding sequence ATGCGCGCGCCCGTGCAGTTCGTGATCATCGCGGGAGGATTGGGCACGCGCCTCCGGCCCTTGACGCTCCGCCGCCCCAAGGCGCTCCTCCCTCTCCTGAACCGTCCCCAGATCCTCCATGTCCTGGACCGTCTCCCCATGGGTTGCGACCGTGTCGTCGTCGCAGTGAACTACCTGTACGAGCAGGTCCGCGACTACTTCGAGGTCCTCGACTCCGACGTCGAGGTCGTCGTGGTCAACGAGCCCCAACCGCTCGGGACCGGCGGTGCGATCAAGAACGTCGAGGACCACGTCTCGGGCACCTTCGCGGTCGCGAACGGCGACGTGATCGACCGGATCGACTTCGAAGGGTTCCTGAAGTTCCACCGCCGCCACCGCGGGATCGGGTCCCTCGGCGTCGGCTCCGTCGAAGATCCCACCGCGTACGGGGTCGTCGCCCTGGACGGCGAGCGCATCACGCGCTTCGTCGAGAAGCCCCAGGAGACGGAGGCTCCGAGCAACTTGGCGAACGCGGGCCGCTATCTCCTGGAGCCCGAGGTGTTCGATGCGATTGAGGCGGGGCGGGTCGTCTCCATGGAGCGCGAGGTGTTCCCCAAGCTGATCCCTCGGGGCCTGTACGCCTTCCGCGAGGAGGGCTACTGGTCCGATGCGGGGACGCTCCCCGCGTACCTGGAGGCCCAGCGCTTCCTCCTGGAGGACGGAGGCAGCGGCCTCGCCAAGGGCGCCGAGGTCTCCCGCGCCGACCTCCTGTCGCACGTCCTCGTGGCACCGGGCTGCTTCGTCGAAGGCCACCTGGGGCCCAACGCGGTCCTGGGGAAGGGGTGCAAGGTCGGCCGCTCCGTGGTCCGGAACGCGGCGCTGTTTGACGGCGTGAGCGTGGACGACAAGGTGGAGATCGACACCTCCATCGTCGGGGAAGGCGCGGCGATTGGCGAGGGCGCGCTGGTGCGCAACTCCATCGTGGGGGACGGAGTCCAGGTGCTGCCCCATGCGCGGCTCCTCGGGGCGCGGGTGGACGGATGA
- the fen gene encoding flap endonuclease-1, translating to MGVILSDIVSPEKRALEDFSGKVLAIDAFNTLYQFLAIIRQPDGTPLMDGQGRITSHLSGLIYRLSNFVAAGIRPVFVFDGEPPRLKARTISERDEVKVRAEREWKEAVEIGDLARARTKAMQTSRLTREIVEQSKRLLGLLGVPCVQAPSEGEAQASAMARSGTAYAAASQDYDSLLFGSPRLVKNLAITGRRKLPRKEVYVDVQPEEIGLEATLTALGITREQLVDMALLIGTDFNEGVRGIGPKKALALIKKHGSLEPALDELQIDIESKDEVRRIFLEPRVLPEVPIEFRDPDAEGVRRMLCDEFAFSRDRIDQALAKFTEARGAQKQKSLDTWFG from the coding sequence ATGGGAGTCATCCTCTCCGACATCGTGTCGCCGGAGAAGCGCGCCCTGGAGGACTTCTCCGGAAAGGTCCTTGCGATCGACGCGTTCAACACCCTGTACCAGTTCCTCGCGATCATCCGCCAGCCCGACGGCACGCCGCTCATGGACGGGCAGGGCCGGATCACGTCCCACCTGAGCGGCCTGATCTACCGCCTGTCCAACTTCGTGGCCGCGGGCATCCGGCCCGTGTTCGTGTTCGACGGCGAGCCGCCGCGGCTCAAGGCCCGCACGATCAGCGAGCGCGACGAGGTCAAGGTCCGCGCGGAGCGGGAGTGGAAGGAGGCCGTGGAGATCGGCGATCTGGCCAGGGCGAGGACGAAGGCCATGCAGACCTCGCGCCTGACGCGGGAGATAGTCGAGCAGTCCAAGCGGCTCCTCGGGCTCCTGGGCGTGCCCTGCGTCCAGGCGCCTAGCGAGGGCGAGGCCCAGGCGTCCGCCATGGCCCGCTCCGGCACCGCGTACGCCGCGGCGTCCCAGGACTACGATTCCCTCCTCTTCGGCTCGCCGCGCCTCGTGAAGAACCTCGCGATCACGGGTCGCCGGAAGCTCCCGCGGAAGGAGGTCTATGTGGATGTGCAGCCCGAGGAGATCGGACTCGAGGCCACGCTGACCGCGCTCGGGATCACGCGGGAGCAGCTCGTGGACATGGCCCTCCTCATCGGCACGGACTTCAACGAGGGCGTGCGGGGCATCGGGCCCAAGAAGGCGCTCGCGTTGATCAAGAAGCACGGCTCCCTGGAGCCCGCGCTCGACGAACTCCAGATCGACATCGAGTCCAAGGACGAGGTGCGCCGGATCTTCCTCGAGCCTCGTGTCCTGCCCGAGGTCCCCATCGAGTTCCGGGACCCCGATGCGGAGGGCGTTCGCAGGATGCTCTGCGACGAGTTCGCGTTCTCGCGGGACCGCATCGACCAGGCGCTGGCCAAGTTCACCGAGGCCCGAGGCGCCCAGAAGCAGAAATCGCTGGACACCTGGTTCGGGTGA
- a CDS encoding LSM domain-containing protein encodes MVMPLNVLEKSINKRVQLLLKDNRLLEGKLVGYDDYMNMVLEDTEETKEDNVRRVGTVVLRGNNVVTIVPK; translated from the coding sequence ATGGTGATGCCTCTCAACGTTCTAGAAAAATCCATCAACAAGCGCGTCCAGCTTCTCCTCAAGGATAACCGCCTGCTCGAGGGCAAGCTCGTCGGGTACGACGACTACATGAACATGGTCCTCGAGGACACCGAGGAGACCAAGGAGGATAACGTGCGCCGCGTGGGCACGGTCGTCCTCCGCGGGAACAACGTCGTCACGATTGTCCCCAAGTAG
- the sdhB gene encoding succinate dehydrogenase iron-sulfur subunit, whose product MAEPKRVVFRVRRYQPQGTKGPYYQEYTVPYRDDEVVLDGLNYIKDHLDPTLTFRWSCRMGICGSCGMDVNGKPKLTCGTFIRDASAGGVVQVDPLTSFNSIKDLVTDFDPFMEHFLHVKPWLIREKEKPLSEGEYLQYPEDLAAFRQQSLCINCTLCMAACPVFQGDDGFIGPASLAMALRYIRDTRDQGAEERFQRISTSHGIWECTFVGECSVVCPKEVDPAGAIQTLKLMATTRRMKKLLMPKSAPR is encoded by the coding sequence ATGGCGGAACCGAAGCGCGTCGTGTTCCGCGTCCGGCGCTACCAGCCCCAAGGGACGAAGGGCCCGTACTATCAGGAGTACACGGTCCCGTACCGCGACGACGAGGTCGTGCTGGACGGGCTGAACTACATCAAGGACCACCTGGACCCCACGCTCACGTTCCGCTGGTCGTGCCGGATGGGCATCTGCGGCTCCTGCGGCATGGACGTGAACGGGAAGCCCAAGCTCACGTGCGGCACGTTCATCCGCGACGCGAGCGCGGGCGGCGTCGTCCAGGTGGACCCGCTCACGAGCTTCAACTCGATCAAGGACCTGGTCACGGACTTCGACCCGTTCATGGAGCACTTCCTCCACGTGAAGCCCTGGCTCATCCGGGAGAAGGAGAAACCGCTCTCCGAGGGCGAGTACCTCCAGTACCCCGAGGACCTGGCGGCCTTCCGGCAGCAGAGCCTGTGCATCAACTGCACCCTCTGCATGGCCGCGTGTCCCGTGTTCCAGGGCGACGACGGGTTTATCGGCCCCGCGTCCCTCGCGATGGCCCTGCGGTACATCCGGGATACCCGCGACCAGGGCGCTGAGGAACGGTTCCAGCGCATCTCGACGTCCCACGGGATCTGGGAGTGCACGTTCGTGGGCGAGTGTTCCGTCGTCTGCCCGAAGGAGGTCGATCCCGCGGGCGCGATCCAGACCCTGAAGCTCATGGCGACGACGCGGCGGATGAAGAAGCTCCTCATGCCCAAGTCCGCCCCGAGGTGA
- a CDS encoding EF-Tu/IF-2/RF-3 family GTPase gives MERTKVGEVFHYFGHIGVAAIRLTDGALAVGDTIQVQGPSTNLTQVVETMQIEHGAVREAAKGQEVGVKLKDRARERDLVYKVLPP, from the coding sequence ATGGAGCGCACGAAGGTCGGCGAGGTCTTTCACTACTTCGGGCACATCGGCGTGGCGGCCATCCGCCTGACGGACGGCGCGCTCGCCGTGGGGGACACGATCCAGGTCCAAGGGCCCTCGACGAACCTCACGCAGGTCGTGGAGACCATGCAGATCGAGCATGGCGCCGTGCGAGAGGCCGCGAAGGGACAGGAGGTCGGCGTGAAGCTGAAGGACCGCGCGCGGGAGAGGGACCTCGTCTACAAGGTCCTGCCGCCGTGA